Below is a genomic region from Raphanus sativus cultivar WK10039 chromosome 4, ASM80110v3, whole genome shotgun sequence.
tttattgattGATATTTTTGTGTGACAAAAATGTTGTAATAACTAACACTATACAAATGCTGAATCGATTTGAATTTTTCTTCGTGGAACGTGCAATAAGCAACTGATGaatgaacaaataaaatttaagaacaAATTTGGTATATTAAAATTCTTtggaatataatatttaaatagagagagaagagaacaaagGGAAGATGAGGTTCATGTTAGGAGAGTCAATGGGAGGAGCAGTGGTTTTGTTGCTAGGCAGGAAGAAACCTGAGTTTTGGGATGGAGCTCTCTTGGTTGCTCCAATGTGTAAGGTATTTCACCATTTCCCATTTTTTGTACTTTTTAGTTGCCTAATATTATTGTTAGCCCCTATGaaccaaaaaaagaataaaaaatattcttagGCACTTCCTTATTTTCTATAgatatttttgttcaaaaacatTGAACAGAACATCAGTAAATAGTTTCTATTCCACGAGTAAATTTTTGAAGACatgtgaaatatatatttgttacaGATTGCAGAAGAAATGAAGCCAAGTCCTTTTGTTATTTCGATATTAACCAAGCTTATCTCCGTTATACCCAAATGGAAAATTATCCCTACTCAAGATATCATTGATATTTCATATAAAGAGCCAGAAATAAGAAAACAGGTATGTTTATATAGCATGCATGGTAATCAAAGGTAAATAGCATATATAAGCTGTGTATGAAAGGACTCTGATCAATAtggttgatttaatttttttcaacaTGGTATGGGTTAAGGTTAGAGAAAATCCTTTATGTTACAAAGGACGACCACGCTTGAAAACTGCGTATGAGCTCTTACGGATCAGCAACGACTTGGAGAAGAGACTTCAAGAGGTTATATTACACATATATTTAAGATTCTCTTAGTGCATTGATATTCAAAGAGTAAGATATTAGATGTATAAATTGTAGGGTGTAACATATTCCTTATAAAGAAAACTGGATAAATAGTATCAGTTTGGTTATAACTCATAACTAACAACTAATGCATATAATGATTATAGGTTTCATTGCCTTTTATGGTATTGCATGGAGATGATGACAAAGTAACAGATAAAGCAGTGAGCCAAGAATTGTACAAGGTTGCATTGAGCTCTGACAAGACCTTAAAGTTGTATTCTGGGATGTGGCACAGTTTGCTCAATGGCGAGACACAAGATAATATTGAGATTGTGTTTGCTGACGTTATTGGAtggttggaaaaaaaaactgaatatgGAAATGATAGGTCTGAGTCGGAGGTTAAATATAACAATGATGGTTTTCATTTTAAGGAATAGTGGTTTAACTTACTGCAATATTGTTTGACACATGAAATTGTTGTAGTGAAGTTCTGGTGTTTTGCATTATTTTTTTGATGCTGCCATTGTGAATATACatataatgttttaaatttcaGTGAGAGATTACGTgaaacaaatgatattttttaaagaatgatTGTGTGTTtaatagtgtatatatatgtagcGACTATCTttgaatctatcttattaaatcagaaatattacaacttcttctaggtggattttaaaggtggacctcatatatttaaattaaatgttttatttcttatatataatacgtaccatagtctaactttgcattgatatatttccttaaatacaattcctctGTTTGTCCATATTCTATATATGgttcacatttattacatgtcgatttaaataaaatagatttatttttacgaataaagaatactaaaaatatgaattgtactagaattaccctatacaattcattttaaattgatcagtatactttcattggccatattgattttatttgcaCGAATAACATTAAGTAGATAattcatagacacatacataaagatatgactattctttaactacgttgggcctaatctactttctaaaacaaataacacatagctttatatattgtatagaatatagtaatattgtatagtatatacatatacaataatactaaaaacaaatcaaactgaaatataatatatatcgacaaaatgctttgaaccattacacacaaaatatatttgacctgagagataaaatttactttgaaattatataataattatttttaaaaattaaacttcgcaatgtacaaaaaaacataagttttatatcaaattttgtgttacaataaaaagacacaattcgcgcttgcaaagtgttatttttacatacgaaagacagttttgatattgttctttaaacacaaaattgaattatacaaactcgatactacataaaactaaacaatatagaatacattttaaaaataaaatccgtgCGGGTGCACATGGCCTTTTACGaaaaatcgtagatatgtttatataatatataaatatattatgatacacatattttcttataaataacactccaatataaattttgtatgataaatgttgaaaatacaaaatatatagcactatatattttaaataatatataaaaaaatctattttacgttatcataaaatttaaaaatcaaatttagtaattaaaacacattgcttatttaaacacattagtacacattgttatttatcaaaatgttatattaatacacatagcaatcatttataacatttagtacaaacaaagataaaaaaaaaaattgatttccgctcggtcgagcgggtcatcaTCTAGTATTTCTTATGCTTGAAAACAGTCACATTGGTGTATTTTAAGTGAGTTTCtcagaaatatataaaaaaattgacttttttaaaagacaaaaacGATGCAAATATGTAGTTATTTCACCAAAAATATCTTAACCCAAAAGTAATATTTGCATCGTTTTTGTCTTTTAAAATTGGTGTATTTGTTCAGAGATGATTTTCCACTGCATGCCATTCTAAATACTTAGTTCAAAATCATATGTagttattttaccaaaaatatatatgttgttgAAAAAAAGATAACTGAACTTAGTTTAGTAGACCATCTGTTAACTATAAAATCACACAAGACTATTTTAAACAATGTGTATTTTGTAGTTATATTATAGAACTATGTTTTTTGGCCATATATACACATGGTCTACTAAAATGTAGGCATGTCTAACGGTTTCTAAATGGAAAACCGACAACATATGTCATTCATCAAAGTCTGCTGCATATTTTTTTACTGCCAGTGATATGATATGAATGTtgatatgctatattaaatagaaaataatatatatatatatatatatgtattcacTAGCGTAACTTTTACTATACAgaaataataagataaaataaaatgggtAGAATATAACCAATAACAGAGCAACAAGTGTTAGCATGTTGTTATGTAGTcatgtatgtatatatgaaaCAATTCTGAAATTTGTAGAAGCTGAGGtgtgttgttcaaaaaaaaaaagtagaagcTGAGGTgttaaataagttattttaaatgTTGAGGTATTAATTGTGTTATTTTGAAAGTTGAGGGGGTGTTTTTGAACTCGCCACCTGTCAGTGCATcagattttatttcttttcaaaaagcaaaaaaacGTGTTGGAGTAGAGGAAAGGAGTCCGTTATTCATCATCAAACCAAAACGACGTATTATCGTACCGTCGTCTTCCTCTACAACTGCTCATTATAAACAGAGCCTTACAACAATCACTTATCATAAAACTTCTCTGTCTCCAACAAAACTAAAAAGGATAGAAAGAGTGACACTTCGATCAACCTCTTCTTGAAAATGGTCAGTAACGTTACAATTTGATACTCTCTGATCTATGTTTCTTGCAGACGACAACTATTAGTTTACTGTTCTTGTAATGTGATTTcagttttcattgtttttatgCAGGCAAGTGAAACAGATAACATCAAGTACGAAGAGGTATGTGTTATGTTActcaatatatttacatagataGAGGAATATTGGTTTTGAATGATAATTATAAATGCAGAGTTTCATTAAGAACACTCGTGGAATGAAACTATTCACGTGTAAGTGGCTACCAGCAAATCAAGAGCCAAAGGCTT
It encodes:
- the LOC108855102 gene encoding caffeoylshikimate esterase; this translates as MASERDGIKYEESFIKNTRGLKLFTCKWLPTNQEPRAIVFLCHGYGMECSISMNSTARRLVKAGFGVYGMDYEGHGKSDGLRGYIPNFDHLVDDVSTHYTTICEREENKGKMRFMLGESMGGAVVLLLGRKKPEFWDGALLVAPMCKIAEEMKPSPFVISILTKLISVIPKWKIIPTQDIIDISYKEPEIRKQVRENPLCYKGRPRLKTAYELLRISNDLEKRLQEVSLPFMVLHGDDDKVTDKAVSQELYKVALSSDKTLKLYSGMWHSLLNGETQDNIEIVFADVIGWLEKKTEYGNDRSESEVKYNNDGFHFKE